Proteins from a single region of Primulina tabacum isolate GXHZ01 chromosome 5, ASM2559414v2, whole genome shotgun sequence:
- the LOC142546680 gene encoding AUGMIN subunit 5-like isoform X1 — protein MSGQPEAILEWLQKEMGYRPLSPYASSAKAAMPTADSLQKISRGNMIPVWNFLLKRVKSEKTVENIRRNIIVHGNDDGVWSKERRKDESRVGKEGLGESSSREIELQERELAEKEVERLRQIVRRQRKQLKTKMVEVSREEAERKRMLDERSNYRHKKVMLEAYDKQCNEAAKIFSEYHKRLRYYVNQARDTNRSSIDSHIEIVSRFHANSEKEGLHSTVKGAKSADDVILIETARERSIRKVCEYLAVQMYEKILGSFPAFEGVGIHTNPQLEASKLGSDTDGDLPTEIRDVIVDCLKSPPHLLLAITSYTQRLKNHIIKEIEKTDVRADAETLRYKYENDVITEYSSNDGNSPLQYRLYGNGKIGDDGPARGTGNQLLERQKAHVRQFLDTEDALNKAAEAKNASELLLKRLHGSSDAMSSHLLIAGPSQNMSSLRQLELEVWAKERETAGLWASLSTLMSEVRRLNKLCAERKEAENSLRKKWKKIEEFDDRRSELELIYNALLRANMDAASFWSQQPLAAREYASSTIIPACNVVMDISNNAKDLVDNEVSAFYRSPDNNLHMLPSTPQAFLESMSANGSTGPEAVVTAERNAALLTAKAGSRDPSTVPSICRISAALQYPAGLNGLDSGLASVLESLEFCLKLRGSEACVLEDLAKAINLVHLRRDLVENGHALLNHAHRLQKEYDRTTNFCLSLAVEHEKEVAEKWLPELKNAVLNAQKCLDDCKYVRGLLDEWWEQPASTVVDWVAVDGENVIAWQNHVKQLLAFYDK, from the exons ATGTCGGGCCAGCCGGAGGCAATTCTCGAGTGGCTTCAGAAGGAAATGGGCTACCGACCTTTGAGCCCATATGCATCATCCGCCAAGGCAGCAATGCCGACGGCGGATTCCCTCCAGAAGATTTCTCGAGGGAACATGATTCCTGTTTGGAATTTTTTACTGAAGAGGGTGAAATCTGAGAAGACTGTGGAAAACATACGCCGTAATATCATTGTTCATGGCAATGATGATGGAGTATGGAGTAAAGAGCGGAGGAAGGATGAATCGAGAGTTGGGAAGGAGGGGCTGGGGGAGAGCAGTAGCAGGGAAATTGAATTGCAGGAGAGGGAGTTGGCAGAGAAGGAAGTGGAGAGGTTGAGACAGATAGTGAGGCGGCAGCGCAAGCAGTTGAAGACCAAGATGGTTGAGGTCTCAAGGGAGGAAGCTGAGCGCAAGCGGATGCTTGATGAGCGTTCAAATTATAG GCACAAAAAGGTAATGTTGGAGGCATATGATAAACAATGTAATGAAGCAGCAAAAATATTCTCCGAATACCATAAACGTCTTCGGTACTATGTCAACCAAGCCAGGGATACTAACAGATCTAGCATTGATTCCCATATCGAAATAGTTTCGAGATTCCATGCAAATAGTGAAAAAGAAGGACTACATTCAACTGTTAAAGGAGCAAAATCTGCAGATGACGTGATTCTGATTGAGACCGCAAGAGAAAGAAGTATACGAAAAGTGTGTGAATATCTCGCTGTTCAGATGTATGAAAAGATCCTTGGTTCTTTTCCAGCATTTGAAGGGGTTGGAATTCACACAAATCCTCAACTGGAAGCTTCTAAATTAGGCAGTGATACAGATGGTGATTTACCTACTGAAATTAGAGATGTCATAGTAGATTGCCTAAAAAGTCCTCCTCACCTACTGTTGGCAATCACGTCATACACCCAACGACTGAAAAATCATATTattaaagaaatagagaaaacTGATGTGAGAGCTGACGCAGAAACATTAAG GTACAAATATGAGAACGATGTTATAACTGAGTATTCTTCCAATGATGGAAACTCACCATTACAATATCGCCTTTACGGCAATGGGAAGATAGGAGATGATGGTCCGGCAAGAGGGACTGGAAATCAGCTTCTGGAGAGACAG AAAGCACATGTGCGGCAATTCTTGGACACAGAAGATGCACTCAACAAAGCCGCAGAAGCTAAAAACGCGAGTGAGCTACTTCTAAAACGCCTTCATGGAAGTAGTGATGCGATGTCATCACATTTGCTAATCGCAGGACCATCACAGAATATGAGCAGTCTTCGGCAACTAGAG TTAGAGGTTTGGGCCAAGGAAAGAGAAACTGCTGGATTATGGGCTAGCTTGAGCACGTTGATGTCTGAAGTGCGGCGCTTGAATAAATTATGTGCTGAGAGGAAGGAAGCAGAGAATTCTTTGAGGAAGAAGTGGAAGAAGATTGAAGAGTTTGATGATCGCAGATCTGAGTTGGAACTGATCTACAATGCATTACTTAGGGCGAACATG GATGCTGCTTCTTTCTGGAGTCAGCAACCGTTAGCTGCCAGGGAGTATGCATCAAGCACCATAATTCCAGCTTGTAATGTTGTTATGGACATATCTAACAATGCAAAAGATCTGGTTGATAATGAAGTTTCAGCTTTTTATAGAAGTCCCGATAACAACCTTCACATGCTTCCATCAACACCTCAG GCTTTCTTGGAGTCCATGAGCGCAAATGGTTCTACCGGACCTGAAGCCGTTGTTACCGCTGAAAGAAATGCAGCGTTGCTGACAGCCAAAGCTGGTTCCAGAGATCCTTCCACTGTTCCTTCTATATGCCGCATATCTGCTGCCCTGCAGTATCCTGCTG GTTTGAATGGTTTGGATTCTGGATTGGCATCAGTCCTGGAGTCACTGGAATTTTGTTTAAAGCTACGTGGTTCTGAGGCTTGTGTATTGGAAGACTTGGCAAAGGCAATCAATTTGGTTCATTTGAGGAGGGATCTTGTCGAAAATGGTCATGCTTTGTTAAATCATGCTCATCGTTTGCAAAAAGAATATGACAG AACAACAAATTTCTGTCTGAGCTTGGCTGTTGAACATGAGAAAGAAGTTGCTGAGAAATGGTTACCTGAATTAAAAAATGCAGTTTTAAATGCTCAAAAGTGTCTTGATGACTGCAAATATGTGAGAGGCTTG CTCGATGAATGGTGGGAACAACCAGCTTCAACTGTGGTAGATTGGGTTGCTGTAGATGGAGAAAACGTTATTGCCTGGCAGAATCACGTGAAACAGCTTCTGGCATTTTATGATAAATAA
- the LOC142546680 gene encoding AUGMIN subunit 5-like isoform X2 — MSGQPEAILEWLQKEMGYRPLSPYASSAKAAMPTADSLQKISRGNMIPVWNFLLKRVKSEKTVENIRRNIIVHGNDDGVWSKERRKDESRVGKEGLGESSSREIELQERELAEKEVERLRQIVRRQRKQLKTKMVEVSREEAERKRMLDERSNYRHKKVMLEAYDKQCNEAAKIFSEYHKRLRYYVNQARDTNRSSIDSHIEIVSRFHANSEKEGLHSTVKGAKSADDVILIETARERSIRKVCEYLAVQMYEKILGSFPAFEGVGIHTNPQLEASKLGSDTDGDLPTEIRDVIVDCLKSPPHLLLAITSYTQRLKNHIIKEIEKTDVRADAETLRYKYENDVITEYSSNDGNSPLQYRLYGNGKIGDDGPARGTGNQLLERQKAHVRQFLDTEDALNKAAEAKNASELLLKRLHGSSDAMSSHLLIAGPSQNMSSLRQLELEVWAKERETAGLWASLSTLMSEVRRLNKLCAERKEAENSLRKKWKKIEEFDDRRSELELIYNALLRANMDAASFWSQQPLAAREYASSTIIPACNVVMDISNNAKDLVDNEVSAFYRSPDNNLHMLPSTPQAFLESMSANGSTGPEAVVTAERNAALLTAKAGSRDPSTVPSICRISAALQYPAGLNGLDSGLASVLESLEFCLKLRGSEACVLEDLAKAINLVHLRRDLVENGHALLNHAHRLQKEYDS, encoded by the exons ATGTCGGGCCAGCCGGAGGCAATTCTCGAGTGGCTTCAGAAGGAAATGGGCTACCGACCTTTGAGCCCATATGCATCATCCGCCAAGGCAGCAATGCCGACGGCGGATTCCCTCCAGAAGATTTCTCGAGGGAACATGATTCCTGTTTGGAATTTTTTACTGAAGAGGGTGAAATCTGAGAAGACTGTGGAAAACATACGCCGTAATATCATTGTTCATGGCAATGATGATGGAGTATGGAGTAAAGAGCGGAGGAAGGATGAATCGAGAGTTGGGAAGGAGGGGCTGGGGGAGAGCAGTAGCAGGGAAATTGAATTGCAGGAGAGGGAGTTGGCAGAGAAGGAAGTGGAGAGGTTGAGACAGATAGTGAGGCGGCAGCGCAAGCAGTTGAAGACCAAGATGGTTGAGGTCTCAAGGGAGGAAGCTGAGCGCAAGCGGATGCTTGATGAGCGTTCAAATTATAG GCACAAAAAGGTAATGTTGGAGGCATATGATAAACAATGTAATGAAGCAGCAAAAATATTCTCCGAATACCATAAACGTCTTCGGTACTATGTCAACCAAGCCAGGGATACTAACAGATCTAGCATTGATTCCCATATCGAAATAGTTTCGAGATTCCATGCAAATAGTGAAAAAGAAGGACTACATTCAACTGTTAAAGGAGCAAAATCTGCAGATGACGTGATTCTGATTGAGACCGCAAGAGAAAGAAGTATACGAAAAGTGTGTGAATATCTCGCTGTTCAGATGTATGAAAAGATCCTTGGTTCTTTTCCAGCATTTGAAGGGGTTGGAATTCACACAAATCCTCAACTGGAAGCTTCTAAATTAGGCAGTGATACAGATGGTGATTTACCTACTGAAATTAGAGATGTCATAGTAGATTGCCTAAAAAGTCCTCCTCACCTACTGTTGGCAATCACGTCATACACCCAACGACTGAAAAATCATATTattaaagaaatagagaaaacTGATGTGAGAGCTGACGCAGAAACATTAAG GTACAAATATGAGAACGATGTTATAACTGAGTATTCTTCCAATGATGGAAACTCACCATTACAATATCGCCTTTACGGCAATGGGAAGATAGGAGATGATGGTCCGGCAAGAGGGACTGGAAATCAGCTTCTGGAGAGACAG AAAGCACATGTGCGGCAATTCTTGGACACAGAAGATGCACTCAACAAAGCCGCAGAAGCTAAAAACGCGAGTGAGCTACTTCTAAAACGCCTTCATGGAAGTAGTGATGCGATGTCATCACATTTGCTAATCGCAGGACCATCACAGAATATGAGCAGTCTTCGGCAACTAGAG TTAGAGGTTTGGGCCAAGGAAAGAGAAACTGCTGGATTATGGGCTAGCTTGAGCACGTTGATGTCTGAAGTGCGGCGCTTGAATAAATTATGTGCTGAGAGGAAGGAAGCAGAGAATTCTTTGAGGAAGAAGTGGAAGAAGATTGAAGAGTTTGATGATCGCAGATCTGAGTTGGAACTGATCTACAATGCATTACTTAGGGCGAACATG GATGCTGCTTCTTTCTGGAGTCAGCAACCGTTAGCTGCCAGGGAGTATGCATCAAGCACCATAATTCCAGCTTGTAATGTTGTTATGGACATATCTAACAATGCAAAAGATCTGGTTGATAATGAAGTTTCAGCTTTTTATAGAAGTCCCGATAACAACCTTCACATGCTTCCATCAACACCTCAG GCTTTCTTGGAGTCCATGAGCGCAAATGGTTCTACCGGACCTGAAGCCGTTGTTACCGCTGAAAGAAATGCAGCGTTGCTGACAGCCAAAGCTGGTTCCAGAGATCCTTCCACTGTTCCTTCTATATGCCGCATATCTGCTGCCCTGCAGTATCCTGCTG GTTTGAATGGTTTGGATTCTGGATTGGCATCAGTCCTGGAGTCACTGGAATTTTGTTTAAAGCTACGTGGTTCTGAGGCTTGTGTATTGGAAGACTTGGCAAAGGCAATCAATTTGGTTCATTTGAGGAGGGATCTTGTCGAAAATGGTCATGCTTTGTTAAATCATGCTCATCGTTTGCAAAAAGAATATGACAG TTGA